The following coding sequences lie in one Opisthocomus hoazin isolate bOpiHoa1 chromosome 7, bOpiHoa1.hap1, whole genome shotgun sequence genomic window:
- the LOC104335299 gene encoding inositol 1,4,5-trisphosphate receptor-interacting protein-like 1, with translation MAFTGFFATVLQILIQYPRMVGDELDEATRKRMQQHAEQLSREMTRLLRDIEQKRQEQRRLERRSPQQSSFAWGALLFAALQQWQFWVIAGVLLLLCGLCWWLRRWSHELDRNSDEDSSSSARDSVEEEPEEEGDNDDANDLGRFLEEHIQWPVQNLASECHQVEVLMSKFILVFRLLLRNSFFPVPQPAIGVGSAFEGWSPRETDITYRMLVPLQSPRGCAFHLELGTVEQMLARNFRIHVEPVCTCQRQQLPGEMLCFLHQSEEELRRNQEPSLLQCLCTGSYLDVHKTARWIYQLVRASWVVLPESSHCRLTMLPLSRSCKFKVTKDNKQSLCIEMMFGVQQGKTDIFVSSQSTEATFSPSTMWSESYAVAEAKFFRHMATQAPKDSFHLRCLQICARILVGMGFSTYNLKTAVMHLLTTTPVSGWRRRDCLLRLEDIMGYLHACLEQKWLDHFFFGNENVPEEIILPPDFRTAEPLNLFKNLAQDLDAHAQALGEFVELRDRLRRLLLYGR, from the coding sequence ATGGCTTTCACAGGGTTCTTTGCCACGGTTTTGCAAATCCTCATCCAGTACCCACGGATGGTCGGGGatgagctggatgaggccacgcGCAAGCGCATGCAGCAGCATGCGGAGCAGctgagccgggagatgactcggctgctgcggGACATTGAGCAGAAGCGCCAGGAGCAGAGGAGACTGGAGCGGAGGAGtccacagcagagcagctttgcctggggagccctgctcttcgctgccttgcagcagtggcagttctgggtcattgctggtgtcctgctcctgctctgcgggctctgctggtggctcaggagatggAGCCATGAGCTGGACAGGAACAGCGACGAGGACAGCTCCAGCAGCGCCAGGGACTCGGTGGAGGAAGagccagaggaggaaggagacaaTGATGATGCAAATGACCTGGGAAGGTTTCTTGAGGAGCACATACAGTGGCCAGTTCAGAACCTGGCCTCAGAGTGCCATCAGGTGGAGGTACTGATGTCCAAATTCATCCTTGTCTTCAGACTGCTCTTGCGTAATAGTTTCTTCCCGGTGCCGCAGCCAGCCATCGGGGTGGGCAGCGCCTTCGAAGGTTGGAGCCCCCGTGAGACAGACATCACGTACCGCATGCTCGTGCCCCTGCAGTCCCCTCGGGGCTGCgccttccacctggagctgggcacggTGGAGCAGATGCTGGCCAGGAACTTCCGCATCCACGTCGAGCCGGTGTGCACCTGCcagaggcagcagctgccaggagagATGCTGTGCTTCCTGCACCAGTCTGAGGAGGAGCTGAGGAGGAATCAGGAGCCCAGCCTCCTACAATGCCTCTGCACCGGCTCCTACCTAGATGTGCACAAAACCGCCCGCTGGATCTATCAGCTAGTGAGAGCATCCTGGGTGGTTTTGCCTGAGTCATCTCATTGCCGTCTAACGATGCTGCCCCTCAGCCGCTCCTGCAAATTCAAGGTGACAAAAGACAACAAGCAAAGCCTCTGCATTGAGATGATGTTTGGGGTGCAGCAAGGCAAAACGGACATCTTTGTGAGCAGCCAGAGTACAGAGGCCACCTTCAGCCCAAGCACGATGTGGTCAGAGAGCTATGCTGTGGCGGAAGCAAAGTTCTTCAGGCACATGGCCACGCAGGCCCCGAAGGACAGCTTCCACCTCAGGTGCCTGCAGATCTGTGCTCGCATCTTGGTGGGCATGGGCTTTTCCACCTACAACCTGAAGACAGCTGTGATGCACCTCCTGACCACCACACCCGTGTCAGGCTGGCGCAGGAGGGATTGCCTGCTGCGGCTGGAGGACATCATGGGCTACCTGCATGCCTGCCTGGAGCAGAAATGGCTCGACCACTTCTTCTTTGGCAATGAGAACGTGCCCGAGGAGATCATCTTGCCCCCGGACTTCCGCACGGCGGAGCCACTCAACCTCTTCAAGAACCTGGCGCAGGATCTGGACGCCCACGCCCAGGCACTGGGTGAGTTTGTGGAGCTGCGAGATAGGCTCAGAAGACTGCTTCTCTACGGCCGCTGA
- the LOC104335300 gene encoding LOW QUALITY PROTEIN: inositol 1,4,5-trisphosphate receptor-interacting protein-like 1 (The sequence of the model RefSeq protein was modified relative to this genomic sequence to represent the inferred CDS: inserted 1 base in 1 codon), translating into MSRAPEHITVSPAGLWPHPDSVSHSCPAVLVEIGLEFIFYHRSLPDASFGIYDDRPAIGNLRIMEYPELEVTHEDPRKTKRHSCKFKVTKDNKQSLCIEMMFGVQQGKTDIFVSSXEATFSPSTMWSGSYAVAEAKFFRHVAMQAPKDSFHLRCLQICARILVGMGLSTYTLKTAVMHLLTTTPVSGWRRRDCLLRLEDIMGYLHACLEQKWLDHFFFGNENVPEEIILPPDFRTAEPLNLFKNLAQDLDAHAQALGEFVELRDRLRRLLLYGR; encoded by the exons atgtcacgggcaCCTGAGCACATCACAGTCTCACCCGCCGGCCTGTGGCCCCACCCCGACTCTGTGTCccacagctgtcctgctgtactgGTTGAGATTGGCCTAGAATTCATTTTCTATCACAGGAGCTTGCCTGATGCTTCATTTGGGATTTATGATGACCGGCCTGCCATTGGCAATCTCAGAATCATGGAATACCCGGAGCTGGAAGTGACTCACGAGGATCCCAGAAAGACAAAACG CCACTCCTGCAAATTCAAAGTGACAAAAGACAACAAGCAAAGCCTCTGCATTGAGATGATGTTTGGGGTGCAGCAAGGCAAAACGGACATCTTTGTGAGCA CAGAGGCCACCTTCAGCCCAAGCACGATGTGGTCAGGGAGCTATGCTGTGGCGGAGGCAAAGTTCTTCAGGCATGTGGCCATGCAGGCCCCGAAGGACAGCTTCCACCTCAGGTGCCTGCAGATCTGTGCTCGCATCTTGGTGGGCATGGGCCTTTCCACCTACACCCTGAAGACAGCTGTGATGCACCTCCTGACCACCACACCCGTGTCAGGCTGGCGCAGGAGGGATTGCCTGCTGCGGCTGGAGGACATCATGGGCTACCTGCATGCCTGCCTGGAGCAGAAATGGCTCGACCACTTCTTCTTTGGCAATGAGAACGTGCCCGAGGAGATCATCTTGCCCCCGGACTTCCGCACGGCGGAGCCACTCAACCTCTTCAAGAACCTGGCGCAGGATCTGGACGCCCACGCCCAGGCACTGGGTGAGTTTGTGGAGCTGCGAGATAGGCTCAGAAGACTGCTTCTCTACGGCCGCTGA